From a region of the Nitrospira sp. genome:
- the pilM gene encoding type IV pilus assembly protein PilM encodes MMGSLKKLVETDIISMLTPRRQLVGLDLGSSAIKVAQLKETKGRYLLQKFGVKLLEPEVIVDGTVMDEGRVVAAIRELFDEANIKNKHVAISISGHAVIVKKISLPPMPDEELEGQVRLAAEQYIPFDINEVNIDFHVLPPDEVHDGQGDMAVILVAAKKDKINELTELVKAAGLIPMVMDVDAFAIENMHAINYPMAQEETTALVNLGASVMNVNIIRAGSSLFTRDIPLGGNRYTEAIQREIGLSFEEAEESKKKDRAGDSGGVEVGNVIDSVNAEVASEIARTVDYFKNSTTNSELNRVLLCGGVARANGLIQQLGDRMQLPVEMADPFAEIDISGCDADPELLADMAPSAAVGVGLALRAVGDR; translated from the coding sequence ATGATGGGTTCACTCAAAAAACTCGTTGAAACTGACATTATTTCAATGCTGACGCCTCGCCGCCAGCTCGTTGGGTTAGATCTTGGGTCGAGCGCAATTAAGGTAGCGCAACTGAAGGAAACGAAGGGGCGGTACCTTCTACAAAAGTTTGGGGTCAAACTGCTCGAGCCAGAAGTGATTGTCGACGGCACTGTCATGGATGAGGGCCGCGTGGTTGCGGCTATCCGAGAACTTTTCGATGAAGCGAACATCAAGAACAAGCATGTGGCCATCTCAATCTCAGGGCATGCCGTTATCGTCAAGAAGATTAGTTTGCCGCCTATGCCGGATGAGGAATTGGAAGGCCAAGTAAGGCTGGCTGCTGAGCAGTATATCCCCTTTGACATCAACGAGGTCAACATTGATTTCCACGTGTTGCCTCCTGACGAGGTGCACGATGGACAGGGCGACATGGCGGTCATCCTCGTAGCTGCGAAAAAAGATAAGATCAATGAATTGACGGAATTGGTCAAGGCAGCGGGGTTGATTCCAATGGTCATGGATGTTGATGCCTTTGCCATCGAGAATATGCATGCGATCAACTATCCAATGGCACAAGAAGAAACGACCGCGCTGGTGAATCTTGGAGCCAGCGTCATGAACGTCAATATCATCCGCGCGGGGTCGTCCCTATTTACTCGGGATATTCCGTTAGGTGGCAATCGCTATACCGAGGCAATTCAACGTGAGATCGGACTGTCATTCGAGGAAGCGGAAGAGAGTAAAAAAAAGGACCGCGCCGGTGATTCAGGAGGCGTTGAGGTTGGCAACGTCATCGATAGTGTGAATGCAGAAGTCGCGTCAGAAATTGCCAGAACAGTGGACTACTTTAAGAACTCAACCACCAATTCTGAGCTCAATCGTGTGCTGCTCTGTGGAGGGGTGGCCAGAGCCAATGGTTTGATTCAGCAACTTGGCGATCGGATGCAGCTTCCTGTAGAAATGGCGGACCCTTTTGCAGAAATTGATATCTCAGGGTGTGATGCGGATCCGGAGCTCCTAGCCGATATGGCTCCCTCTGCGGCGGTTGGCGTTGGGCTGGCACTACGAGCGGTGGGTGACAGATGA
- the pilO gene encoding type 4a pilus biogenesis protein PilO, protein MALPQVNLDALRNVPATQKAALLFLLVGGIIAGFYFYIAEPKSEIIAVLEAENSKLESEIQTLTIKVKHLDELVAANKQLEIELAKKKERLPPEEEAIMLLKQVSDLGVRLGLDIKLWKPGAPTEDASKLFIKMPVNVEVAGVYHTAALFFDRINRLPRIITVSGLKIGSPKVDQGRIVSQTTFDLVAYAAPQEKAASWAPPSATAPNVAQAGK, encoded by the coding sequence ATGGCGTTGCCACAAGTGAACCTGGATGCCCTTCGTAACGTGCCGGCTACCCAAAAGGCCGCACTCTTATTCCTACTCGTCGGTGGCATTATTGCAGGTTTTTACTTTTACATCGCTGAGCCCAAGTCTGAGATCATCGCCGTCTTGGAGGCCGAGAACAGCAAGCTCGAGAGCGAGATTCAAACACTGACGATCAAAGTGAAGCACCTGGATGAATTGGTTGCTGCCAACAAACAGCTCGAAATTGAGCTGGCCAAAAAGAAGGAACGACTTCCACCGGAAGAAGAGGCCATCATGCTGCTGAAACAGGTCTCTGATCTCGGCGTGCGGTTAGGGCTGGATATCAAGCTATGGAAGCCTGGGGCACCGACCGAAGATGCGTCGAAGCTTTTTATCAAAATGCCGGTGAATGTTGAAGTGGCTGGAGTGTATCACACCGCAGCGTTGTTCTTCGATCGGATCAATCGGCTACCTCGTATTATTACCGTATCAGGCTTAAAAATTGGATCTCCCAAGGTTGACCAGGGGCGAATCGTATCGCAAACGACATTTGATCTTGTGGCCTATGCCGCCCCACAAGAGAAGGCGGCTTCCTGGGCACCGCCGTCAGCAACTGCTCCCAACGTTGCCCAAGCCGGTAAGTGA
- a CDS encoding pilus assembly protein PilP — MASPLPLTEGVPGVGYDPSGRRDPFAPIIQELQLGKVDMTLPPLQRVTLTELNLIAIVWGAYGYTAMVQTPEGHGYTVRRGTRVGQNNGVVSAITERGMIVQERFTDVYGKKQEREYVKLLHPKEGSE, encoded by the coding sequence ATGGCTTCTCCATTGCCATTAACAGAGGGTGTGCCGGGTGTTGGATACGATCCGTCGGGTCGCCGCGATCCATTTGCTCCCATCATTCAGGAACTGCAACTGGGAAAGGTGGATATGACCCTTCCCCCATTGCAGCGCGTCACCCTAACCGAACTTAACCTGATCGCCATTGTGTGGGGTGCGTACGGGTATACTGCGATGGTTCAGACTCCTGAGGGGCATGGATACACAGTTCGTCGAGGCACCAGAGTAGGGCAGAATAATGGAGTCGTCAGCGCTATCACTGAACGGGGCATGATCGTGCAGGAGCGATTTACGGATGTGTATGGCAAAAAGCAGGAGCGAGAGTATGTAAAGCTCCTTCATCCCAAAGAGGGCTCAGAATGA
- a CDS encoding PilN domain-containing protein, producing the protein MIRINLLPGGPKGRPAKPQYDVRAQALLGVGVILITLAGCWWYSSSLDDELEAQQTEKQDKERQVAQLKEQVKQVQDFEQRKKLLEDKNRIIDQLEQSRMGPVKVLDHVSQSLEPLKVWLTRLGVTSDMVELEGKALTNDDVVEFVNNLRRTDYFTGINLQESKATVENKVTLYQFRLAFRLKG; encoded by the coding sequence ATGATTCGAATCAACCTACTTCCTGGCGGACCAAAGGGGCGACCAGCAAAGCCGCAGTATGATGTCCGTGCCCAAGCATTGCTTGGGGTGGGGGTCATCCTGATCACGTTGGCCGGTTGTTGGTGGTATTCATCCTCCTTGGACGACGAACTTGAGGCCCAGCAGACCGAAAAACAGGATAAGGAAAGGCAAGTCGCTCAGCTGAAAGAGCAGGTCAAGCAGGTCCAGGACTTCGAGCAACGGAAAAAGCTGCTGGAAGATAAAAATCGTATTATTGATCAGCTCGAGCAATCAAGGATGGGACCTGTGAAAGTTCTTGACCACGTAAGCCAGAGCTTGGAGCCGCTCAAAGTGTGGCTCACGCGGCTGGGTGTCACCTCCGATATGGTTGAGCTAGAGGGGAAGGCGCTCACGAACGACGATGTGGTCGAATTTGTCAATAATCTGCGTCGTACCGATTATTTTACCGGGATCAATCTGCAGGAAAGTAAAGCCACGGTAGAGAACAAGGTCACTCTGTATCAGTTCCGTTTAGCCTTCCGATTGAAAGGGTAA